A region from the Aphis gossypii isolate Hap1 chromosome 1, ASM2018417v2, whole genome shotgun sequence genome encodes:
- the LOC114123412 gene encoding uridine phosphorylase 2 isoform X2, protein MVRNSHLDLMDQDILYHLALGSGSHDLRAMFGDVKFVCMGGTPKRMEQFAYRLMEEISYKIPTGTTLQDISRYSYRYSMYKVGPVLCISHGMGMPSVGILLHEIIKLMFHAKVVDPVFFRIGTSGGIGLEGGTVIISDEAVDGTLQPFLELQILGKTVKRSSVLDKKLQWELKSLAEPDDPYPTVIGKTVCTSDFYEGQGRMDGAFCDFTEEEKMEYLEKLKFNGVRNIEMESLAFAALTHHAGIKAAVVCVTLLDRLKGDQIHYPKEVLDEWQQRPQKLVCRYIKKYLSKRGLILNNHCGSVNVKSPRRFKLVQQESESYD, encoded by the exons ATGGTTCGAAACTCGCATCTTGATCTCATGGatcaagatattttatatcatttggCTCTAGGAAGTGGTTCACATGACCTTAGAGCTATGTTCGGTGATGTTAAG tttgtgTGTATGGGTGGGACGCCAAAACGCATGGAACAATTCGCTTATAGATTAATGGAAgaaatatcatacaaaataccTACAGGTACCACGTTGCAAGACATCAGTCGATATTCGTACAGATACTCAATGTACAAAGTAGGCCCCGTTTTGTGTATAAgc CACGGAATGGGAATGCCTTCGGTGGGAATTCTTTTACACGAGATCATTAAACTGATGTTCCACGCCAAAGTCGTAGATCCTGTTTTCTTTAGGATAGGTACAAGTGGTGGTATTGGGCTGGAAGGCGGAACCGTGATCATTTCCGACGAGGCTGTTGATGGAACTCTCCAACCATTTTTGGAATTA CAAATTTTGGGTAAAACTGTGAAAAGGAGTTCAGTCCTTGATAAGAAACTTCAGTGGGAGTTAAAATCGCTAGCAGAACCGGACGACCCGTATCCAACAGTAATCGGCAAGACTGTATGCACCAGTGATTTCTATGaag GTCAAGGACGTATGGACGGAGCATTTTGCGACTTCacagaagaagaaaaaatggaatatctagagaaattaaaatttaacggtGTGAGGAATATCGAGATGGAATCATTAGCTTTCGCAGCGCTCACGCACCATGCGGGAATTAAAGCAGCCGTGGTTTGTGTCACACTGTTGGATCGACTAAAGGGAGATCag ATCCATTATCCCAAAGAGGTATTGGACGAATGGCAGCAGAGACCCCAGAAATTGGTATGCCGTTACATAAAGAAATACCTTTCAAAACGGGGTTTGATATTGAACAACCATTGTGGATCGGTGAACGTCAAGAGCCCGAGAAGGTTTAAGCTCGTCCAGCAAGAATCCGAAAGTTATGACTAA
- the LOC114123411 gene encoding uncharacterized protein LOC114123411 isoform X1 yields MDSNHHFLKSFFLPYSYKRCIHCKKKKFFKLVYRCNNCEAIVHKKCHKHSQRQIEKIIATEIEKILTTQEQETAIINISQANCVTDLIGNEFELETQNDEKKSNLPILSHEHPQEKTEIDIPVINLKKETESFQNSLYFNIKETTSTIKKIDTSCLLPLTNDRPTVHNVSSRLSNMNMTDQMAVNQNRSLFEKYGIPLADIDFDYVKTCNDPKILKRIIKILESGEEGLYPALLRETENRLRQIKPDASILNRKLCFAQKSSELSVNENYGDELNDVANWIKKSNQQEKELSSVKKNSKSFMNGHSEPPVRKSIDLTSMFNSEKPEQEFSTPKTTSVKHEPLEASYSKWDKYDPDVEIMKLDNKEKIDKLQAHKKKNMNSNTLSVGLNDSKSFNDRVKSMKNYVDTMSKCGTFKPQDLAMREKELGNECFKSNDYEEAICHYNTSISIHSTPEARNNRAMSFIKLKKHEKALDDLREVIESDSKNIKAHFRRGSCYKAISMYCLALRSFESTLKYDCNNVNALNSVKELRNTIKNIDRKKLIKVREITRHYDGSVWDIEDIFYVSYMELSELIKDKIEHVYEANSIGCIEYCVCDLCPWHEWLQRHKKWGRHKMFKNEVPKKRWQFLTPDIVPKLLSTSLTLETQKPKRLNVTEINSAKINGHHNSTKISNKEINSTKMNGHYNSTNMNGHVINGIDKSPCKNCDDKINMKPVSNVQQFLQIWKIASQKNNYELYHKLLRSIKPNDLPRVIGSNLDEEIMSKFLETLNQKFDRNCELDLIVEYLTAMTKVNRFNLIVKMLDNKVKEDVQPLIDCVHRYKNNNLFSSLL; encoded by the exons atgGATTCAAACCATCATTTcctaaaatctttttttcttcCGTATAGCTATAAAAGATGCATCCAttgcaagaaaaaaaaatttttcaaattagtgTATAGATGCAACAATTGCGAAGCAatagttcataaaaaatgtcacaAACACTCTCAACggcaaatagaaaaaataatagcaaCTGAAATCgagaaaattttaactacacaAGAACAAGAAACAGCCATAATTAACATATCACAG gCTAATTGCGTTACCGACCTCATTGGTAATGAATTTGAACTCGAAACTCAGaacgatgaaaaaaaatctaatttaccAATATTAAGTCACGAGCATCCTCAAGAAAAAACAGAAATAGATATTCCagttataaatcttaaaaaagaaactgaatcttttcaaaattcactttactttaatataaaggAAACAAcatcaactataaaaaaaatag ATACGTCTTGTCTCTTACCGTTGACCAATGACCGCCCGACTGTGCACAATGTGAGTTCCCGACTGTCTAACATGAACATGACGGATCAAATGGCCGTCAACCAGAACCGGTCGCTGTTCGAAAAGTACGGTATCCCTTTGGCCGATATCGACTTCGACTATGTGAAGACTTGCAATGAccctaaaatattgaaacgcatcattaaaatattgga ATCTGGAGAAGAAGGACTTTATCCAGCACTGTTAAGGGAAACCGAAAATCGTTTACGCCAAATTAAACCAGATGCTTCAATATTGAATAGAAAACTCTGTTTTGCCCAAAAGTCTTCTGAACTATctgtaaatgaaaattatggtGATGAACTAAATGATGTGGCT AATTGGATAAAAAAGTCAAATCAACAAGAAAAAGAATTATCATCTGTAAAGAAAAACTCAAAAAGCTTCATGAATGGTCACAGTGAACCACCAGTTCGAAAGTCTATTGATTTAACATCAATGTTTAATAGTGaaaag CCTGAACAGGAATTTTCAACGCCTAAAACAACTAGTGTAAAACATGAACCATTGGAAGCCTCATATTCTAAATGGGATAAATATGATCCTGATGTAGAAATAATGAAGTTGGATAATAAAGAAAAGATTGATAAATTACAAGcgcataagaaaaaaaatatgaattcaaaTACTTTGTCAGTTGGATTGAATGATTCAAAAAGTTTCAACGATAGAGTTAAATCTATGAAGAATTATGTAGATACAATGTCTAAAT GTGGTACTTTTAAACCTCAAGACTTGGCTATGCGAGAAAAAGAACTGGGaaatgaatgttttaaatcaaatgattACGAGGAGGCAATTTGTCATTACAATACTAGTATTAGCATTCATTCAACACCTGAAGCAAGAAACAATCGTGCTATGTCAT ttattaaattgaaaaaacatgaaaaagcATTGGACGATTTAAGAGAAGTAATTGAAAGTgactcaaaaaatataaaagcacaTTTTCGAAGAGGGTCGTGTTATAAAGCTATATCCATGTACTGCTTA gcATTACGATCATTTGAATCCACATTAAAGTATGATTGTAACAATGTAAATGCCCTCAATTCTGTAAAAGAATTAAGAAATACGATAAAAAACATTgatcgaaaaaaattaatcaa GGTTCGTGAAATAACTAGGCATTATGATGGATCTGTCTGGGATATAGAAGATATATTCTATGTGTCTTATATGGAACTTTCAGAGTTGATTAAAGACAAAATTGAGCATGTGTATGAAGCTAATTCTATTGGTTGTATAGAATATTGTGTTTGTGATTTGTGTCCTTGGCACGAGTGGCTCCAGCGTCATAAAAAATGGGGTCgtcacaaaatgtttaaaaatgaagtCCCAAAGAAACGTTGGCAATTTTTGACACCTGATATCGTGCCTAAATTATTGTCTACGTCTTTAACTCTAGAAACTCAAAAACCGAAAAGATTAAATGTTACTGAAATCAATTCAGCTAAAATAAATGGTCATCATAATTCAACG aaaatttccaataaagaaattaattcaaCTAAAATGAATGGCCATTATAATTCAACG AATATGAATGGTCATGTAATCAATGGAATTGATAAATCTCCTTGTAAAAATTGTgacgacaaaataaatatgaaacccGTGTCTAATgttcaacaatttttacaaatctgGAAAATAGCCagtcaaaaaaataactatgaattatatcataaacttTTGCGGAGTATTAAACCAAATGATTTACCTAGGG ttataggaTCGAATTTGGATGAGGAAATCATGTCCAAGTTTTTGGAAACCCTGAACCAGAAATTTGATCGCAATTGTGAATTAGATCTTATTGTAGAATACTTAACAGCCATGACCAAAGTTAATCGGTTTAATCTTATTGTAAAGATGTTAGACAACAAAGTTAAAGAag aTGTCCAACCATTAATAGATTGTGTTCAtcgctataaaaataataatttgttctcatcattattatga
- the LOC114123412 gene encoding uridine phosphorylase 2 isoform X1: MSFFQEENDEYEDVSTVMVRNSHLDLMDQDILYHLALGSGSHDLRAMFGDVKFVCMGGTPKRMEQFAYRLMEEISYKIPTGTTLQDISRYSYRYSMYKVGPVLCISHGMGMPSVGILLHEIIKLMFHAKVVDPVFFRIGTSGGIGLEGGTVIISDEAVDGTLQPFLELQILGKTVKRSSVLDKKLQWELKSLAEPDDPYPTVIGKTVCTSDFYEGQGRMDGAFCDFTEEEKMEYLEKLKFNGVRNIEMESLAFAALTHHAGIKAAVVCVTLLDRLKGDQIHYPKEVLDEWQQRPQKLVCRYIKKYLSKRGLILNNHCGSVNVKSPRRFKLVQQESESYD; this comes from the exons ATGTCTTTCTTTCAGGAGGAGAACGACGA gtATGAAGATGTGAGCACTGTTATGGTTCGAAACTCGCATCTTGATCTCATGGatcaagatattttatatcatttggCTCTAGGAAGTGGTTCACATGACCTTAGAGCTATGTTCGGTGATGTTAAG tttgtgTGTATGGGTGGGACGCCAAAACGCATGGAACAATTCGCTTATAGATTAATGGAAgaaatatcatacaaaataccTACAGGTACCACGTTGCAAGACATCAGTCGATATTCGTACAGATACTCAATGTACAAAGTAGGCCCCGTTTTGTGTATAAgc CACGGAATGGGAATGCCTTCGGTGGGAATTCTTTTACACGAGATCATTAAACTGATGTTCCACGCCAAAGTCGTAGATCCTGTTTTCTTTAGGATAGGTACAAGTGGTGGTATTGGGCTGGAAGGCGGAACCGTGATCATTTCCGACGAGGCTGTTGATGGAACTCTCCAACCATTTTTGGAATTA CAAATTTTGGGTAAAACTGTGAAAAGGAGTTCAGTCCTTGATAAGAAACTTCAGTGGGAGTTAAAATCGCTAGCAGAACCGGACGACCCGTATCCAACAGTAATCGGCAAGACTGTATGCACCAGTGATTTCTATGaag GTCAAGGACGTATGGACGGAGCATTTTGCGACTTCacagaagaagaaaaaatggaatatctagagaaattaaaatttaacggtGTGAGGAATATCGAGATGGAATCATTAGCTTTCGCAGCGCTCACGCACCATGCGGGAATTAAAGCAGCCGTGGTTTGTGTCACACTGTTGGATCGACTAAAGGGAGATCag ATCCATTATCCCAAAGAGGTATTGGACGAATGGCAGCAGAGACCCCAGAAATTGGTATGCCGTTACATAAAGAAATACCTTTCAAAACGGGGTTTGATATTGAACAACCATTGTGGATCGGTGAACGTCAAGAGCCCGAGAAGGTTTAAGCTCGTCCAGCAAGAATCCGAAAGTTATGACTAA
- the LOC114123411 gene encoding uncharacterized protein LOC114123411 isoform X2, translating to MNMTDQMAVNQNRSLFEKYGIPLADIDFDYVKTCNDPKILKRIIKILESGEEGLYPALLRETENRLRQIKPDASILNRKLCFAQKSSELSVNENYGDELNDVANWIKKSNQQEKELSSVKKNSKSFMNGHSEPPVRKSIDLTSMFNSEKPEQEFSTPKTTSVKHEPLEASYSKWDKYDPDVEIMKLDNKEKIDKLQAHKKKNMNSNTLSVGLNDSKSFNDRVKSMKNYVDTMSKCGTFKPQDLAMREKELGNECFKSNDYEEAICHYNTSISIHSTPEARNNRAMSFIKLKKHEKALDDLREVIESDSKNIKAHFRRGSCYKAISMYCLALRSFESTLKYDCNNVNALNSVKELRNTIKNIDRKKLIKVREITRHYDGSVWDIEDIFYVSYMELSELIKDKIEHVYEANSIGCIEYCVCDLCPWHEWLQRHKKWGRHKMFKNEVPKKRWQFLTPDIVPKLLSTSLTLETQKPKRLNVTEINSAKINGHHNSTKISNKEINSTKMNGHYNSTNMNGHVINGIDKSPCKNCDDKINMKPVSNVQQFLQIWKIASQKNNYELYHKLLRSIKPNDLPRVIGSNLDEEIMSKFLETLNQKFDRNCELDLIVEYLTAMTKVNRFNLIVKMLDNKVKEDVQPLIDCVHRYKNNNLFSSLL from the exons ATGAACATGACGGATCAAATGGCCGTCAACCAGAACCGGTCGCTGTTCGAAAAGTACGGTATCCCTTTGGCCGATATCGACTTCGACTATGTGAAGACTTGCAATGAccctaaaatattgaaacgcatcattaaaatattgga ATCTGGAGAAGAAGGACTTTATCCAGCACTGTTAAGGGAAACCGAAAATCGTTTACGCCAAATTAAACCAGATGCTTCAATATTGAATAGAAAACTCTGTTTTGCCCAAAAGTCTTCTGAACTATctgtaaatgaaaattatggtGATGAACTAAATGATGTGGCT AATTGGATAAAAAAGTCAAATCAACAAGAAAAAGAATTATCATCTGTAAAGAAAAACTCAAAAAGCTTCATGAATGGTCACAGTGAACCACCAGTTCGAAAGTCTATTGATTTAACATCAATGTTTAATAGTGaaaag CCTGAACAGGAATTTTCAACGCCTAAAACAACTAGTGTAAAACATGAACCATTGGAAGCCTCATATTCTAAATGGGATAAATATGATCCTGATGTAGAAATAATGAAGTTGGATAATAAAGAAAAGATTGATAAATTACAAGcgcataagaaaaaaaatatgaattcaaaTACTTTGTCAGTTGGATTGAATGATTCAAAAAGTTTCAACGATAGAGTTAAATCTATGAAGAATTATGTAGATACAATGTCTAAAT GTGGTACTTTTAAACCTCAAGACTTGGCTATGCGAGAAAAAGAACTGGGaaatgaatgttttaaatcaaatgattACGAGGAGGCAATTTGTCATTACAATACTAGTATTAGCATTCATTCAACACCTGAAGCAAGAAACAATCGTGCTATGTCAT ttattaaattgaaaaaacatgaaaaagcATTGGACGATTTAAGAGAAGTAATTGAAAGTgactcaaaaaatataaaagcacaTTTTCGAAGAGGGTCGTGTTATAAAGCTATATCCATGTACTGCTTA gcATTACGATCATTTGAATCCACATTAAAGTATGATTGTAACAATGTAAATGCCCTCAATTCTGTAAAAGAATTAAGAAATACGATAAAAAACATTgatcgaaaaaaattaatcaa GGTTCGTGAAATAACTAGGCATTATGATGGATCTGTCTGGGATATAGAAGATATATTCTATGTGTCTTATATGGAACTTTCAGAGTTGATTAAAGACAAAATTGAGCATGTGTATGAAGCTAATTCTATTGGTTGTATAGAATATTGTGTTTGTGATTTGTGTCCTTGGCACGAGTGGCTCCAGCGTCATAAAAAATGGGGTCgtcacaaaatgtttaaaaatgaagtCCCAAAGAAACGTTGGCAATTTTTGACACCTGATATCGTGCCTAAATTATTGTCTACGTCTTTAACTCTAGAAACTCAAAAACCGAAAAGATTAAATGTTACTGAAATCAATTCAGCTAAAATAAATGGTCATCATAATTCAACG aaaatttccaataaagaaattaattcaaCTAAAATGAATGGCCATTATAATTCAACG AATATGAATGGTCATGTAATCAATGGAATTGATAAATCTCCTTGTAAAAATTGTgacgacaaaataaatatgaaacccGTGTCTAATgttcaacaatttttacaaatctgGAAAATAGCCagtcaaaaaaataactatgaattatatcataaacttTTGCGGAGTATTAAACCAAATGATTTACCTAGGG ttataggaTCGAATTTGGATGAGGAAATCATGTCCAAGTTTTTGGAAACCCTGAACCAGAAATTTGATCGCAATTGTGAATTAGATCTTATTGTAGAATACTTAACAGCCATGACCAAAGTTAATCGGTTTAATCTTATTGTAAAGATGTTAGACAACAAAGTTAAAGAag aTGTCCAACCATTAATAGATTGTGTTCAtcgctataaaaataataatttgttctcatcattattatga